From the Ensifer adhaerens genome, the window ACCCCACCACGCCTCCCGCCGAAGACGAGACCACGTTGCGCCGGACGCCCAGCCAGAAGCGCAGCCGCGAGCGCGTCGAGCAGATCCTTTCCTGCGCGACGGCACTCATCCAGGAGAAGGGCAGCGACGCCATGCGCATGAGCGACGTCGCTGAAAAGGCGGGGATTTCAATCGGGTCGCTCTACCAGTACTTCCCGGACAAGGCGGCGATCGTGCGTACGCTGGCCGAGCGCTACAATGCCGTTTGCAACGAGTGCATCTCCGCCGAACTGGCCAAGGTCACGTCGATGGCAGAACTGCGCGACGCCTTCTCACTGCTGTTCGACATCTACTACGACATGTTCCTGGCCGAGCCTGTCATGCGCGACATCTGGTCGGCGATGCAGGCCGACAAGGCGCTGCGTGAGGTCGATC encodes:
- a CDS encoding TetR/AcrR family transcriptional regulator, coding for MITDTNPTTPPAEDETTLRRTPSQKRSRERVEQILSCATALIQEKGSDAMRMSDVAEKAGISIGSLYQYFPDKAAIVRTLAERYNAVCNECISAELAKVTSMAELRDAFSLLFDIYYDMFLAEPVMRDIWSAMQADKALREVDLQQSRAGGKLLADVWARFAPETPRETIDSAAFLIMHLGDCTMRLAVSVDRPEGDRIVEAYKQMMLRDFVADEAAGGAGSIDNAMTRS